In Gammaproteobacteria bacterium, the following are encoded in one genomic region:
- the glmU gene encoding bifunctional UDP-N-acetylglucosamine diphosphorylase/glucosamine-1-phosphate N-acetyltransferase GlmU: MDLTVVILAAGKGTRMRSALPKVLHKLADKPLVQHVIDTAKALNPAKIVVVYGHGGEIVPSTINDASIQWVEQKEQLGTGHAVAQAVNALPKADKILVLYGDVPLVQQATLQALTAALANKEVGVSLLTAVLADATGYGRIVRDANHEVVRIVEQKDASEVELQISEVNTGILAASYADLKTWLGRLGNNNAQGEYYLTDVIGMSVADGKRVEASIIRREWEMAGVNNKKQLAELERQHQRNIAEQLMEQGVTLMDPARIDVRGKLTTGRDVLIDVNNVFIGDVVLGENVQIGPNCTIKNCRIGDDVHIYPNSVLENSVIEANCDIGPFARIRPDSVLKSGAKVGNFVEVKKSTIGHDSKVNHLSYIGDTTMGDNVNIGAGTITCNYDGANKYQTIIEDDVFVGSDTQLVAPVTLAKGTTIGAGSTITKDTPAGKLTLSRSKQMSLDNWQRPVKKK; the protein is encoded by the coding sequence ATGGATCTAACCGTCGTAATTCTCGCTGCGGGTAAAGGTACCCGTATGCGTTCCGCCCTGCCAAAAGTGTTGCACAAACTGGCAGACAAACCCCTTGTCCAGCACGTTATCGATACCGCCAAAGCGCTCAATCCAGCGAAAATCGTCGTGGTCTACGGTCATGGTGGTGAAATCGTGCCCAGCACCATCAACGATGCCTCTATCCAATGGGTGGAACAAAAGGAACAACTGGGGACTGGTCATGCGGTTGCCCAGGCAGTCAACGCGCTGCCCAAGGCGGACAAGATTCTGGTTCTTTACGGTGATGTGCCCCTGGTGCAGCAGGCAACGCTGCAAGCTTTGACGGCAGCACTGGCCAATAAGGAAGTTGGTGTGTCCTTGCTAACGGCAGTGTTGGCAGATGCGACGGGTTACGGGCGGATTGTGCGTGACGCAAACCATGAGGTGGTGCGCATCGTCGAACAAAAAGACGCCAGCGAAGTTGAGCTACAGATTTCAGAAGTCAACACCGGCATTTTGGCTGCCAGCTATGCTGATCTGAAAACCTGGCTGGGCCGGCTGGGCAACAACAACGCGCAGGGTGAGTACTACCTGACTGACGTGATCGGCATGAGCGTGGCCGACGGCAAGCGGGTCGAAGCCAGCATTATTCGCCGCGAATGGGAAATGGCCGGCGTGAACAACAAAAAACAACTGGCTGAGCTGGAGCGCCAGCATCAGCGCAATATTGCCGAACAGCTCATGGAACAAGGTGTAACCTTGATGGACCCGGCGCGTATTGATGTGCGCGGCAAGTTGACTACCGGACGGGATGTGCTGATTGACGTGAACAACGTGTTTATCGGCGACGTGGTGCTGGGAGAAAACGTACAGATTGGCCCCAACTGCACTATCAAAAATTGTCGCATTGGCGATGATGTGCACATTTATCCCAATAGTGTGCTGGAAAATTCCGTCATTGAGGCCAACTGTGACATTGGGCCGTTTGCGCGGATTCGTCCCGACAGCGTGCTCAAATCCGGTGCGAAAGTGGGTAACTTTGTTGAAGTTAAAAAATCCACCATCGGTCACGATTCCAAGGTCAACCATCTGAGCTATATCGGCGATACCACCATGGGTGATAATGTAAACATTGGTGCGGGCACGATTACTTGCAACTACGATGGTGCCAACAAATATCAGACGATTATCGAAGACGACGTTTTTGTCGGTTCAGACACGCAATTGGTTGCGCCAGTGACCTTGGCCAAGGGCACCACCATCGGTGCGGGCTCCACCATCACCAAGGACACGCCGGCGGGCAAATTGACGTTGAGCCGTTCCAAGCAAATGAGCTTGGACAATTGGCAACGACCTGTGAAGAAGAAGTAA
- a CDS encoding F0F1 ATP synthase subunit epsilon, with protein MAMTFHVDIVSAEDELYSGTAEMLFAPAEMGEVGIMARHAPLLTGLKPGEVRIQTADGEEHFIYVSGGILEVQPHVVTILSDTAIRAKDLDEAAVVEAKERAEKAMADKTSEIEYAEAERQLAEAVAQLRALQRIKKNVQR; from the coding sequence ATGGCAATGACCTTTCATGTAGACATCGTCAGCGCAGAAGATGAACTGTATTCCGGCACCGCCGAGATGCTGTTCGCTCCTGCGGAAATGGGCGAGGTGGGCATTATGGCCCGCCACGCTCCATTGTTGACAGGCTTAAAACCTGGCGAAGTGCGCATCCAGACCGCCGATGGTGAAGAACACTTCATCTACGTATCCGGTGGAATTCTGGAAGTACAGCCTCACGTTGTGACGATTCTGTCCGACACGGCGATTCGTGCCAAAGATTTGGACGAAGCGGCGGTGGTAGAAGCGAAAGAGCGTGCGGAAAAAGCAATGGCGGATAAGACTTCCGAGATCGAATACGCCGAAGCTGAGCGTCAGTTGGCCGAAGCAGTGGCGCAGCTGCGCGCATTGCAACGCATCAAAAAGAACGTGCAGCGCTAA
- the atpD gene encoding F0F1 ATP synthase subunit beta codes for MSTGKVVQVIGAVVDVEFPRDSVPKVYHALSIGELNLTMEVQQQLGDGIVRCVAMGPSDGLKRGMKASNTGKAISVPVGKKTLGRIMDVLGNPIDEAGPIGEEARWEIHRKAPTYEELAASNELLETGIKVIDLVCPFAKGGKVGLFGGAGVGKTVNMMELIRNIAIEHSGFSVFAGVGERTREGNDFYHEMKESNVLDKVSLVYGQMNEPPGNRLRVALTGLTMAEFFRDEGRDVLFFVDNIYRYTLAGTEVSALLGRMPSAVGYQPTLAEEMGVLQERITSTKTGSITSIQAVYVPADDLTDPSPATTFAHLDATVVLSRSIAELGIYPAIDPLDSTSRQLDPLVIGQEHYEVARGVQNTLQRYKELKDIIAILGMDELSEEDKLVVQRARKIQRFLSQPFFVAEVFTGSPGKYVSLKDTIAGFKGILKGEYDSLPEQAFYMVGSIDEAVAKAKKMMG; via the coding sequence ATGAGCACAGGTAAAGTTGTTCAAGTCATCGGTGCGGTAGTAGACGTAGAATTCCCACGCGACAGCGTGCCAAAGGTCTACCATGCATTGAGCATTGGCGAATTGAATCTGACGATGGAAGTTCAACAGCAGCTGGGCGACGGCATAGTTCGTTGCGTAGCGATGGGGCCTTCCGATGGTTTGAAGCGTGGTATGAAAGCTTCAAACACTGGCAAGGCGATTTCTGTACCTGTAGGTAAGAAAACGCTGGGCCGTATTATGGACGTATTGGGTAACCCAATTGACGAAGCCGGCCCGATCGGCGAAGAAGCTCGTTGGGAAATCCACCGCAAAGCACCTACTTATGAAGAGCTGGCAGCTTCTAACGAACTGCTTGAAACCGGTATCAAAGTTATCGACCTGGTTTGCCCCTTCGCAAAAGGCGGTAAAGTTGGTCTGTTCGGTGGTGCGGGCGTAGGTAAAACCGTAAACATGATGGAGCTGATCCGTAACATCGCGATCGAGCACAGCGGTTTCTCCGTGTTCGCCGGTGTAGGTGAGCGTACTCGTGAAGGTAACGACTTCTACCATGAGATGAAAGAGTCCAACGTATTGGACAAAGTATCTCTGGTTTACGGTCAGATGAACGAGCCACCCGGTAACCGTCTGCGCGTTGCGTTGACTGGTCTGACCATGGCTGAGTTCTTCCGTGACGAAGGTCGTGACGTACTGTTCTTCGTAGACAACATCTACCGTTACACACTGGCCGGTACCGAAGTATCCGCACTGTTGGGTCGTATGCCTTCTGCGGTAGGTTACCAGCCAACACTGGCTGAAGAGATGGGTGTTCTGCAAGAGCGCATCACTTCTACCAAGACTGGCTCTATCACGTCTATCCAGGCCGTTTACGTTCCTGCGGACGACTTGACTGACCCGTCACCTGCAACCACGTTCGCTCACTTGGATGCGACCGTTGTATTGTCACGTTCTATCGCTGAACTGGGTATCTATCCTGCGATCGATCCTCTGGACTCCACTTCACGTCAGTTGGACCCACTGGTTATCGGTCAGGAGCACTACGAAGTTGCGCGTGGCGTGCAGAACACTCTGCAGCGTTACAAGGAACTGAAAGACATTATCGCGATTCTGGGTATGGACGAACTGTCTGAAGAAGACAAGCTGGTAGTACAGCGCGCTCGTAAGATCCAGCGCTTCCTGTCTCAGCCGTTCTTCGTTGCCGAGGTATTCACCGGCTCACCTGGTAAGTATGTTTCTTTGAAAGACACCATCGCTGGTTTCAAAGGCATTCTGAAAGGCGAGTACGACAGTCTGCCCGAGCAGGCGTTCTACATGGTTGGTTCTATCGACGAGGCAGTTGCAAAAGCCAAGAAGATGATGGGCTAA
- the atpG gene encoding F0F1 ATP synthase subunit gamma codes for MAVGKEIRNQIKSIKNTQKITRAMEMVAASKMRKAQKRMEASRPYAKKIRNVVSHLAHAHPEYRHPYLAVRETVKRVGFIVITSDRGLCGGLNANVLKAAVGAMRAWDDKGVQVDVCTIGQKGTSFLKRFKGEIVASATQLGDSPGVNVLIGTVKVMLDAYDTGKIDRLYLVSNEFVNTMTQLPHVEQLLPIAIEEPEAELKHHWDYMYEPEAKPVLDKLMVRYIESLVYQGVVENIACEQAARMVAMKAAKDNAGNLISDLQLVYNKARQAAITQEISEICAGAAAV; via the coding sequence ATGGCCGTAGGCAAAGAGATTAGAAATCAGATCAAGAGTATTAAAAACACTCAGAAGATCACCCGCGCCATGGAAATGGTGGCTGCCAGCAAAATGCGTAAAGCTCAGAAGCGCATGGAGGCGTCACGCCCCTATGCGAAGAAGATTCGCAATGTGGTCAGCCACCTTGCTCATGCTCATCCAGAATACAGACATCCGTATCTGGCGGTTCGTGAAACTGTTAAACGCGTAGGCTTTATCGTTATTACGTCTGATCGCGGTCTGTGCGGTGGCTTGAACGCCAACGTACTGAAAGCGGCGGTCGGAGCCATGCGCGCGTGGGACGACAAGGGCGTTCAAGTGGACGTCTGCACTATCGGTCAGAAAGGCACTTCATTCCTGAAGCGCTTTAAAGGCGAGATAGTGGCCTCTGCCACGCAGTTGGGCGACTCGCCTGGGGTTAACGTATTGATCGGTACCGTTAAAGTCATGCTTGATGCATACGACACCGGTAAGATCGATCGTTTGTACCTGGTGAGCAATGAGTTCGTGAATACCATGACGCAATTGCCTCACGTAGAACAGTTGCTTCCCATTGCCATTGAAGAACCAGAGGCAGAGCTGAAGCACCATTGGGATTACATGTACGAACCAGAAGCCAAACCCGTTTTGGACAAATTGATGGTTCGTTACATCGAGTCTCTGGTCTACCAGGGTGTGGTTGAAAACATCGCTTGTGAACAGGCCGCACGTATGGTGGCTATGAAGGCTGCAAAAGACAACGCAGGCAATCTCATCAGCGATCTGCAATTGGTCTACAACAAAGCGCGTCAAGCGGCGATTACTCAGGAAATTTCCGAGATTTGCGCCGGCGCAGCTGCGGTGTAA
- the atpA gene encoding F0F1 ATP synthase subunit alpha: protein MQLNPAEISDLIKQKIKNYDGAAEAHNEGSVVSLTDGIARIHGLSGVMSGEMLEFPGNVYGLALNLERDSVGAVILGDYQGLSEGDAVKCTGKILEVPTGPELLGRVVDALGNPIDGKGPINARTSSPVEKIAPGVIDRKSVDQPVQTGIKAIDAMVPIGRGQRELIIGDRQTGKTAVAIDAIINQKGTGIKCVYVAIGQKASSIANVVRKLEEYGALEHTIIVSASASESAAMQFLAPYSGCAMGEYFRDRGEDALIIYDDLTKQAWAYRQVSLLLRRPPGREAYPGDVFYLHSRLLERASRVNAEYVEKFTNGAVKGKTGSLTALPIIETQAGDVSAFVPTNVISITDGQIFLETDLFNSGIRPAINAGLSVSRVGGAAQTKIIKKLGGGVRLDLAQYRELAAFAQFASDLDEATRKQIERGRRVTELMKQKQYVPLSTAEMAFSLFAANEGFLDNVDVKKVVDFEAALHSYINSSCAELVKNINSTANYNDEIAAQMRAAIEKFKATSTW, encoded by the coding sequence ATGCAACTGAATCCAGCCGAAATCAGTGATCTGATTAAGCAAAAGATTAAAAACTATGACGGCGCTGCTGAAGCTCATAATGAAGGCTCAGTAGTTAGCTTGACTGACGGTATCGCCCGTATTCACGGTCTGTCCGGCGTAATGTCTGGTGAAATGCTCGAGTTTCCCGGCAACGTATACGGCCTGGCGCTGAACTTGGAGCGCGATTCCGTTGGTGCGGTAATCCTGGGTGACTATCAAGGTCTGTCCGAGGGTGACGCAGTAAAATGTACTGGTAAGATCCTGGAAGTTCCTACCGGCCCAGAATTGTTGGGTCGCGTTGTGGACGCTCTGGGTAATCCAATCGATGGCAAAGGCCCGATCAATGCCCGCACTTCTTCTCCTGTTGAGAAAATTGCACCTGGCGTTATCGATCGTAAATCCGTTGACCAGCCTGTTCAAACAGGTATCAAGGCGATCGACGCGATGGTGCCAATCGGCCGTGGTCAGCGTGAGTTGATCATCGGTGACCGTCAGACGGGTAAAACCGCTGTAGCCATCGACGCCATCATCAATCAAAAAGGCACTGGCATTAAGTGCGTTTACGTTGCAATCGGTCAGAAGGCTTCTTCTATCGCCAACGTAGTACGCAAGCTGGAAGAATACGGCGCACTGGAGCACACCATTATCGTGTCTGCGTCGGCTTCTGAATCTGCAGCAATGCAGTTCCTGGCACCTTACTCCGGTTGCGCCATGGGTGAATACTTCCGTGACCGTGGTGAAGACGCACTGATCATCTATGACGACTTGACCAAGCAAGCTTGGGCTTACCGTCAGGTGTCTCTGTTGCTGCGTCGTCCTCCAGGTCGTGAAGCATACCCTGGTGACGTTTTCTACCTGCACTCACGTCTGCTGGAACGCGCATCTCGCGTTAACGCTGAATACGTTGAGAAGTTCACCAACGGTGCAGTGAAAGGCAAAACCGGTTCTTTGACCGCACTGCCAATCATCGAAACCCAAGCGGGTGACGTATCTGCGTTCGTACCAACCAACGTAATCTCGATCACTGACGGTCAGATCTTCCTGGAAACCGACCTGTTCAACAGCGGTATCCGTCCTGCGATCAACGCAGGTCTGTCAGTATCGCGCGTAGGTGGTGCAGCTCAGACCAAAATCATCAAGAAGCTGGGTGGTGGTGTTCGTCTTGACTTGGCTCAGTACCGTGAATTGGCAGCATTTGCCCAGTTCGCTTCTGACCTGGACGAAGCAACCCGTAAGCAGATCGAGCGTGGTCGCCGCGTTACTGAACTGATGAAACAGAAGCAGTACGTACCACTGAGCACTGCAGAAATGGCGTTCTCGCTGTTTGCTGCTAACGAAGGCTTCCTGGACAACGTTGATGTTAAGAAAGTTGTCGATTTCGAAGCAGCCTTGCATTCGTACATTAATTCCAGCTGCGCTGAGTTGGTGAAAAACATCAACAGCACGGCCAATTACAATGACGAAATTGCAGCTCAGATGCGCGCAGCGATTGAGAAATTTAAAGCCACAAGCACTTGGTAA
- a CDS encoding F0F1 ATP synthase subunit delta, whose protein sequence is MAEAITIARPYAKAVYDLAHESKSLKDWSDSLQFAAAVVSDAQMAALISNPKVAPEKTVELLLSVCQGKLTAGATNLVKVLADNDRLELLPEISVLFEELKAQAERTVHAVLTAAVAVDKAQQDKFIAALKKRLGCEVSLECKLDPSVVGGAIIRAGDLVIDGSVSGQLDRLASVMSR, encoded by the coding sequence ATGGCAGAAGCAATTACTATCGCGCGGCCATATGCTAAGGCGGTTTACGATCTGGCTCACGAGAGCAAGTCGTTGAAAGACTGGTCAGACAGTTTGCAATTTGCTGCTGCCGTGGTTAGCGACGCCCAGATGGCTGCGTTGATTTCGAATCCAAAAGTAGCGCCAGAGAAAACCGTTGAGCTGTTGCTGTCTGTATGCCAAGGCAAACTGACAGCAGGTGCGACGAATCTGGTTAAAGTGCTCGCCGATAACGATCGTTTGGAACTTCTTCCCGAAATTTCTGTTTTATTCGAGGAATTGAAAGCCCAAGCTGAGCGCACGGTGCATGCTGTACTGACTGCTGCAGTCGCGGTGGATAAAGCACAGCAAGACAAATTCATCGCCGCGCTGAAAAAGCGTCTGGGCTGTGAAGTAAGTCTGGAGTGCAAGCTAGATCCGTCCGTAGTCGGTGGCGCCATTATTCGCGCAGGTGACCTGGTGATCGACGGCTCGGTATCCGGGCAGTTGGATCGACTGGCCAGTGTGATGTCGCGCTAA
- a CDS encoding F0F1 ATP synthase subunit B: protein MNITVTLLAQMVAFIILIYFVNKVLWKPLSEMMEARQKRIADGLAAAEKGKQEQELAEKKALELIGDAKKQAAEIIVQAQKRSNEIVDEAKDAARAEADRIVTAANAEIQQEVNRAKEALRKEVSQIALAGTSKILKREIDAKSHKDLLDDLAAQI, encoded by the coding sequence ATGAACATTACGGTAACCCTATTAGCGCAGATGGTTGCGTTTATCATCCTGATTTACTTTGTAAACAAGGTGCTGTGGAAGCCCTTGTCAGAGATGATGGAAGCGCGTCAAAAGCGTATCGCTGATGGTTTGGCCGCAGCGGAAAAGGGTAAGCAAGAACAGGAGCTGGCGGAAAAGAAAGCACTTGAACTGATTGGCGATGCCAAGAAGCAAGCGGCTGAAATTATTGTCCAGGCGCAAAAGCGTAGTAACGAAATTGTGGATGAGGCAAAAGATGCCGCACGTGCCGAAGCAGATCGCATCGTCACTGCTGCCAATGCCGAAATCCAGCAAGAAGTTAACCGCGCGAAAGAAGCTCTGCGTAAAGAGGTTTCTCAAATTGCCCTGGCCGGTACCAGCAAAATACTCAAACGCGAGATCGACGCCAAGTCCCACAAAGACTTGCTCGACGATCTGGCCGCTCAGATTTAA
- the atpE gene encoding F0F1 ATP synthase subunit C → MTPDMIANIYAYTAVGVGVILAAAGLGSAIGWGLICAKTLEGIARQPEMRPQLMTNMFIFAGLMESFPFIILAFAMWFLFANPFVGALQAALG, encoded by the coding sequence ATGACACCTGATATGATTGCTAACATTTACGCTTACACTGCTGTTGGCGTTGGTGTTATTTTGGCTGCTGCTGGTTTGGGTTCTGCTATCGGTTGGGGCCTGATTTGTGCGAAAACTCTGGAAGGTATCGCTCGCCAGCCTGAAATGCGTCCTCAGCTGATGACTAACATGTTTATCTTTGCTGGTCTGATGGAATCTTTCCCGTTCATCATCCTGGCTTTCGCAATGTGGTTCCTGTTCGCGAATCCTTTCGTTGGTGCTTTGCAAGCTGCGTTGGGTTAA
- the atpB gene encoding F0F1 ATP synthase subunit A, with protein sequence MSGNSSGGGTVEYIQHHLTNLCVGDCDPVTHQAAGFWALHVDTVFFSVLLGLVIILVSMKLSRNLQTGAPSGFQNMVEGILEFVSGQVRDTFPGHNPLIAPLALTIFLWVWLMNFMDLIPVDLLPLLGTFIGVEYLKVVPTTDLNTTMAMALVVFVLIVYYNIKVKGVVGYLKMFLFHPFGKFFVPVNIVMTAIEELAKPLSLGLRLFGNMFAGELVFLLIALLGGSAAIGAGLLFILPLQVVLDLAWLIFHILVITLQAFIFMVLTIVYLGMAHTDDH encoded by the coding sequence GTGTCAGGAAATTCATCCGGCGGCGGTACAGTCGAATATATTCAACACCATTTGACCAACCTGTGTGTGGGCGACTGCGATCCAGTTACTCATCAAGCGGCGGGCTTTTGGGCTCTGCACGTAGACACGGTATTTTTCAGTGTGCTGTTGGGCTTGGTCATCATTCTGGTATCCATGAAGTTATCGCGTAATCTGCAGACAGGTGCGCCATCAGGTTTCCAGAACATGGTTGAAGGTATTCTTGAGTTTGTGAGCGGTCAGGTACGTGATACCTTCCCTGGTCACAATCCTTTGATAGCTCCACTGGCATTGACCATTTTCCTCTGGGTTTGGTTGATGAACTTTATGGACTTGATTCCTGTGGACCTGCTGCCTTTGCTGGGCACATTCATCGGCGTTGAGTACCTGAAAGTTGTACCTACCACTGACTTGAATACCACGATGGCGATGGCGCTGGTGGTGTTTGTTTTGATCGTTTATTACAACATCAAGGTCAAAGGTGTAGTAGGCTACCTGAAAATGTTCTTGTTCCACCCCTTCGGCAAATTCTTCGTACCTGTAAATATCGTTATGACGGCGATTGAAGAACTGGCCAAGCCATTGAGCTTGGGTCTTCGTTTGTTCGGAAACATGTTTGCCGGTGAGCTGGTATTCCTGCTGATCGCACTGTTGGGTGGTTCTGCAGCCATTGGCGCTGGTCTGCTGTTCATTCTGCCACTGCAGGTTGTGCTGGATCTGGCCTGGTTGATTTTCCACATTCTGGTAATCACGCTGCAGGCGTTCATCTTCATGGTGCTGACCATTGTCTACTTGGGCATGGCGCACACTGACGATCATTAA
- a CDS encoding ATP synthase subunit I has product MKNPNGDVSNNTRRLMMFQAAIGVAVAAGFFFWGNGWQAVSALFGLSAALSSALMLGTGVTRASAAALRDPKNSMGILYFGAVKRFVLVLAFFMVGLGLLGLDAPAMCAGFIAAQLGFLFNVRGAAKASV; this is encoded by the coding sequence TTGAAAAACCCAAACGGCGACGTCAGCAATAACACCCGACGCTTGATGATGTTCCAGGCGGCCATAGGCGTTGCTGTTGCTGCTGGGTTTTTCTTCTGGGGAAATGGCTGGCAAGCTGTTTCAGCACTGTTCGGATTAAGCGCCGCCCTATCGTCAGCCTTGATGCTGGGTACGGGCGTAACACGCGCCAGCGCAGCCGCATTGCGCGATCCCAAGAACAGTATGGGCATTCTTTATTTTGGCGCAGTGAAGCGCTTTGTTCTGGTACTGGCTTTTTTCATGGTTGGCCTCGGCCTGTTGGGCCTGGACGCGCCGGCCATGTGCGCGGGATTCATCGCTGCGCAACTAGGGTTTCTTTTTAATGTACGGGGCGCTGCTAAGGCCTCTGTCTAA
- a CDS encoding AtpZ/AtpI family protein, translating into MAEKQGINLLAGGVSSLLGSMVIAGFLLGYATDYWLDTTPLFFLLFGLLGLIGGAQKVMKVLSHPEFNNVEKPKRRRQQ; encoded by the coding sequence ATGGCAGAAAAACAAGGAATCAACCTGCTGGCAGGCGGCGTAAGTAGCTTGCTTGGCTCGATGGTAATCGCCGGTTTTCTGCTTGGTTATGCCACGGATTACTGGCTTGATACAACGCCGTTGTTTTTTCTGTTGTTTGGTCTTTTGGGTTTGATCGGCGGCGCCCAAAAAGTAATGAAAGTATTGAGTCACCCGGAATTTAATAACGTTGAAAAACCCAAACGGCGACGTCAGCAATAA
- a CDS encoding ParB/RepB/Spo0J family partition protein: protein MVKKRGLGRGLDALIGASSSKPVSTTPGTTVDGDSEMRDGGVDGQLRQMSVDLIQRGKYQPRIDMHTEALQDLANSIKAQGVVQPIVVRPIGGGRFEIIAGERRWRATQLAGLHEIPVIIRDVPDEAAVAMALIENIQREELNPMEEANALQRLIDEFNMTHQQAADAVGRSRVAVSNLLRLQSLAEEVKRMLVNGDLEMGHARALLPLEGNEQLKAARIVVAKSMSVRETERLVKKIQIAKEHPEQKVSVEDPNIRSLEERISERLGAKIKIAQSGKGKGRLEIYYNSLDELDGILAHIK from the coding sequence ATGGTGAAAAAACGTGGCCTGGGACGAGGACTGGACGCACTGATTGGAGCATCAAGCAGCAAACCTGTTTCGACGACTCCGGGTACAACAGTGGACGGTGACAGCGAAATGCGTGATGGCGGCGTCGATGGCCAGTTGCGACAGATGTCAGTGGATTTGATCCAGCGAGGCAAATACCAGCCGCGTATCGACATGCACACCGAGGCGTTGCAGGACCTGGCCAACTCCATCAAGGCTCAGGGTGTGGTGCAGCCGATCGTAGTTCGTCCCATTGGCGGCGGACGCTTCGAAATCATCGCCGGTGAGCGTCGCTGGCGGGCTACCCAGTTGGCCGGACTGCATGAAATCCCGGTAATCATCCGCGACGTGCCGGATGAAGCCGCCGTTGCCATGGCATTGATCGAGAACATCCAGCGGGAAGAACTCAACCCGATGGAAGAGGCCAATGCATTGCAACGGCTGATTGACGAATTCAACATGACACACCAGCAGGCCGCCGATGCGGTGGGGCGTTCCCGCGTCGCAGTCAGCAATCTGCTACGCCTGCAGTCGCTGGCAGAGGAAGTGAAGCGCATGCTGGTCAACGGTGACCTGGAAATGGGTCATGCGCGCGCCCTGTTGCCGCTGGAGGGTAATGAACAGCTCAAGGCCGCCCGAATAGTAGTGGCCAAATCCATGTCGGTGCGAGAAACCGAGCGGCTGGTGAAAAAAATTCAAATCGCCAAAGAGCATCCGGAACAAAAAGTTAGCGTCGAAGATCCAAACATCCGCAGCTTGGAGGAGCGTATTTCCGAGCGGCTGGGTGCCAAAATAAAGATTGCCCAAAGCGGAAAAGGCAAGGGCCGCCTGGAGATATACTACAACAGCCTGGATGAGCTGGACGGTATACTCGCCCACATAAAATGA
- a CDS encoding ParA family protein, with protein sequence MARIIAIANQKGGVGKTTTTVNLAASLAATKRRVLLIDMDPQGNATMGSGVNKHDVELSTYDVLVEGVAAKDVLIKVEESGYTVMPTNADLTAAEVHLLNLDNREKRLRNALATIEDDYDYILIDCPPSLNMLTLNALAAARSVMIPMQCEYFALEGLSALLDTINKVQETINPELEIEGLLRTMYDPRNNLATQVTEQLVKYFGDKVYRTIIPRNVRLAEAPSYGQPILIYDKASRGAQAYLSLAGEILRRDDPVVHQD encoded by the coding sequence ATGGCAAGAATTATTGCCATTGCTAATCAAAAGGGTGGAGTAGGAAAAACCACGACCACGGTCAATCTTGCAGCATCACTGGCAGCAACCAAACGCCGCGTGTTGTTGATCGATATGGACCCCCAGGGCAATGCGACCATGGGCAGTGGGGTGAATAAACATGATGTTGAATTATCCACCTACGATGTTCTGGTCGAAGGCGTGGCTGCCAAAGATGTTTTGATCAAGGTGGAAGAATCCGGCTATACGGTGATGCCGACCAATGCGGATTTGACTGCCGCCGAAGTGCATTTGCTGAATCTGGACAACCGTGAAAAGCGTCTGCGCAATGCATTGGCGACTATCGAAGATGATTACGATTACATCCTGATCGATTGCCCACCATCGCTAAATATGCTGACACTGAATGCCTTGGCGGCGGCACGCTCGGTGATGATTCCCATGCAGTGCGAATATTTTGCGCTGGAAGGGTTATCGGCACTGCTTGATACGATCAACAAAGTACAGGAAACCATCAATCCCGAATTGGAAATCGAGGGATTGCTGCGCACCATGTACGATCCGCGCAACAACCTTGCTACCCAAGTGACTGAACAATTGGTCAAATATTTTGGTGACAAGGTTTATCGAACTATAATTCCACGCAACGTGAGATTGGCTGAAGCCCCCAGTTACGGTCAGCCAATCCTTATTTATGACAAAGCATCCCGTGGTGCGCAGGCCTATTTGTCGCTGGCGGGTGAAATTTTGCGGCGGGATGATCCGGTCGTGCATCAAGACTAA